In a genomic window of Blastopirellula marina:
- a CDS encoding sigma-54-dependent transcriptional regulator: protein MIKLLVVDDEQLILDCFLYGFTPPDYQIIVAKTAREALELFPTERPDVVLLDVRLPDMSGLDLFAKLNELDSRTPIILMTGHGTASTAIEAMRSGAYDYILKPLDVDQLAVLIDSAAETSRMMRTPARLPSDEPTEVETDLLVGQCDAMQEVYRSIGRVARQNVTALILGESGTGKEVVARAIYHYSKRSQQRFLAINCAAIPEQLLESELFGHEKGAFTGADHRKIGKFELASNGTLFLDEIGDMTPLMQTKILRVLQDQTFERVGGDETIRTNARIIAATNRDLQEAIREGSFRSDLYYRLNVYTIHLPPLRERVEDIPLLVDHFLTKYGTALERSMTAVAPETMEVLSRYPWPGNVRELQSAIQHALLEATGPVLVPAFLPASIRETTSGEDVPVEDQSEPAQQPTDGNARLARKLLQADSYNILAEVVNRAEREAIIEVLQETECNLTTAARRLGISRTTLRTKLRTLKISLEHTAEAQEPG, encoded by the coding sequence ATGATCAAACTATTGGTCGTCGACGACGAACAGCTAATCCTCGACTGCTTTCTGTATGGGTTCACACCGCCCGATTATCAGATTATCGTCGCCAAAACGGCGCGGGAAGCATTAGAGCTGTTTCCAACCGAACGTCCTGATGTCGTGTTGCTCGATGTTCGCCTGCCGGACATGTCCGGGCTCGACCTCTTCGCTAAGCTAAATGAACTCGACAGTCGCACGCCCATCATTTTGATGACGGGGCACGGAACGGCAAGCACAGCAATCGAGGCGATGCGATCAGGTGCTTACGACTATATCTTGAAGCCTCTTGATGTCGATCAACTTGCGGTGCTAATTGATTCAGCTGCTGAGACGAGTCGTATGATGCGTACTCCAGCGCGGCTTCCCAGTGACGAACCGACCGAGGTAGAAACCGATTTGTTGGTGGGGCAATGCGACGCGATGCAGGAAGTGTATCGGTCGATCGGTCGTGTAGCCCGACAGAATGTCACTGCACTCATTCTGGGAGAAAGCGGTACAGGCAAGGAAGTCGTTGCACGGGCCATTTACCATTACAGTAAACGTTCGCAGCAACGGTTCCTGGCAATCAACTGCGCGGCGATTCCTGAGCAGTTACTGGAAAGCGAACTGTTCGGCCACGAAAAGGGCGCGTTCACCGGTGCTGACCATCGGAAGATTGGTAAATTCGAGCTCGCTAGTAACGGCACGCTTTTTCTGGACGAAATCGGCGATATGACACCGCTGATGCAGACCAAGATTTTGCGTGTACTGCAAGATCAGACTTTCGAGCGTGTTGGCGGTGACGAAACGATTCGCACCAACGCCAGAATCATTGCGGCCACAAATCGAGATTTGCAGGAAGCGATCCGAGAGGGCAGCTTTCGGAGCGATCTTTACTATCGCCTGAATGTCTACACGATTCACTTGCCACCACTTCGCGAGCGTGTGGAGGATATTCCGCTGTTGGTCGACCACTTTCTCACCAAGTATGGGACGGCATTGGAACGTTCGATGACGGCGGTTGCACCGGAGACGATGGAGGTACTTTCGCGGTACCCTTGGCCCGGCAACGTACGAGAACTCCAAAGTGCGATTCAACATGCCCTACTGGAAGCGACAGGTCCCGTTTTGGTACCCGCCTTTCTGCCAGCCTCGATTCGCGAGACGACGTCTGGCGAGGATGTCCCCGTAGAAGATCAGTCGGAACCAGCTCAGCAGCCGACCGATGGTAATGCTCGCTTGGCTCGCAAACTACTCCAAGCCGATTCCTACAACATATTGGCAGAAGTTGTGAATCGAGCGGAGCGGGAAGCGATTATCGAAGTGCTTCAAGAAACTGAATGCAATCTAACAACCGCCGCTCGGCGTTTGGGAATAAGCCGCACGACGCTAAGAACAAAGCTGCGAACGCTCAAGATCTCGCTTGAGCACACCGCCGAAGCACAAGAGCCGGGCTAG
- a CDS encoding PSD1 and planctomycete cytochrome C domain-containing protein — protein MRRLALLLLLPWITCISANAICNAEEPIDFNRQIRPILSDRCFHCHGPDDDHREAGFRLDDRQSATTEADSGELPIMPGNSAESELIHRVASTDDSLRMPPSDSNKPQLSADEIELLTKWIDQGADFQRHWSFVPPTRPQLPKVEQAEWVRNPIDRFVLARIEEQRLAPSPEADKRTLIRRVTLDLTGLPPTPAEVEQFLADESPKAYERLVDRLLASPRYGERMAWPWLDAARYADTNGYQGDPERTMWPWRDWVVDALNNNMPFDQFTIEQLAGDQIPEATHAQVIASGFNRNHMHNGEGGRIAEETRVENVFDRTETTATVWLGLTYTCCRCHTHKFDPISHTEYYAFYDFFNQTSEGGGIRGGAVPPFVPYVSPENQQKLETYAQQLAALRKTLLKDDPAADEAQAKWQERVRRESAWTFPAIVEVQTGGQSQLSTLDDGSLRAEGARPDQDVYTIVARTDRLNNKAIRLEALSDKISSPTGSTGRADNGNAVLSEFEVFIRPETDPTAKFRPVKIVKGTAEHAQSGLGVEQAFDGINGGGGGWAMEGFNRKDSNTAIFYLDQPFGFEGGTEIRFVLRCESRHIAHTLARVRLSVGSGETEGVLPSEVQNALAKSPEQLTAKEQQTLRQEFRAKHYHQEGAGEDSYAAIAKRIEKLESQSKSLRDASEKIKVMIMDTLDKPRETRILEKGLYNKPIGDAVAPDVPGVLPGLPEEATRNRLTLAKWLVSPDHPLTARVTVNRYWQLFFGQGIVRTPEDFGTQGKLPTHPELLDWLAVEFVESGWDVKAIHRLIVTSSTYRQSSQATAEKREADPANFFLARQSRHRLPSWMLRDQALFVGNLASLRMGGPPVKPYQPEGIWAEATFGKKKYQRDNGEALYRRSLYVFWRRIVGPTMFFDVANRQTCSVKTAITNTPLHALTTLNDITYVEAARGLATKVIHASDEPSQRIRDVFLTLTSREVTEQELAILLDRYQVLQSVFAQSEEDAQKLLAIGEAPRDQSIDLAELATMTALCNTLMNLDEALSRP, from the coding sequence ATGCGGCGCCTTGCTCTGCTATTGCTGTTGCCTTGGATCACTTGTATCAGTGCGAACGCGATATGTAATGCCGAAGAGCCGATTGACTTCAATCGTCAGATTCGTCCGATTTTGTCCGATCGCTGCTTTCATTGCCATGGACCAGACGATGATCATCGCGAAGCTGGGTTCCGTCTGGACGACCGCCAGAGCGCCACGACGGAAGCCGACTCTGGCGAATTGCCAATCATGCCGGGAAATTCTGCCGAAAGCGAGCTGATCCATCGCGTTGCATCGACCGACGATTCGCTCCGGATGCCTCCCTCCGATTCGAACAAGCCACAGCTCTCCGCCGACGAGATCGAGCTGCTCACAAAATGGATCGATCAGGGAGCCGATTTCCAAAGGCATTGGTCATTCGTCCCACCAACCCGTCCCCAGTTACCTAAGGTCGAGCAGGCAGAGTGGGTTCGTAACCCGATCGATCGCTTCGTCCTCGCCCGAATCGAAGAGCAAAGACTTGCACCGTCACCTGAGGCCGACAAGCGGACTTTGATTCGCCGAGTGACGCTCGATCTCACCGGACTTCCACCGACGCCAGCAGAGGTCGAGCAGTTCCTAGCTGACGAATCGCCGAAAGCTTACGAGCGGCTCGTCGATCGGTTGTTGGCCTCTCCACGTTACGGCGAACGGATGGCTTGGCCTTGGCTTGATGCAGCTCGTTACGCCGACACAAACGGTTATCAAGGCGACCCAGAACGAACCATGTGGCCCTGGCGTGATTGGGTAGTCGATGCGTTAAACAACAACATGCCGTTCGATCAATTTACGATTGAACAGCTCGCTGGTGATCAGATTCCTGAGGCCACGCACGCCCAGGTCATCGCCTCAGGCTTCAATCGCAATCATATGCATAACGGCGAAGGGGGACGCATCGCGGAAGAAACACGTGTCGAGAACGTTTTTGACCGTACCGAGACCACCGCAACCGTTTGGTTGGGGCTGACATACACGTGCTGCCGCTGTCACACCCATAAGTTCGATCCAATCTCGCACACCGAGTATTACGCCTTCTACGACTTCTTCAATCAGACGTCCGAGGGAGGAGGCATTCGCGGTGGTGCCGTACCCCCGTTCGTGCCGTACGTTTCTCCGGAAAACCAACAAAAGCTGGAGACCTACGCACAACAGCTTGCGGCCCTACGAAAGACGCTTCTGAAAGACGACCCCGCAGCAGACGAAGCCCAAGCCAAGTGGCAGGAACGCGTCCGCCGCGAAAGCGCCTGGACATTTCCGGCGATCGTCGAAGTTCAAACGGGCGGCCAATCGCAGCTCTCTACACTCGATGATGGTTCACTTCGTGCTGAAGGGGCCAGGCCCGATCAAGATGTTTATACGATCGTGGCGCGCACAGACCGCTTGAATAATAAAGCAATCCGTTTGGAGGCGCTATCCGACAAGATTTCCTCTCCGACTGGAAGCACTGGCCGAGCCGACAACGGCAACGCAGTGCTTAGCGAGTTCGAAGTTTTCATTCGCCCAGAAACAGACCCTACGGCCAAGTTTCGGCCGGTGAAAATCGTCAAGGGCACCGCAGAGCACGCGCAATCTGGCCTTGGTGTCGAACAAGCTTTCGACGGTATCAATGGCGGCGGAGGTGGCTGGGCGATGGAAGGATTCAACCGCAAAGACAGCAATACAGCTATCTTCTACCTCGACCAGCCGTTTGGGTTTGAAGGAGGCACCGAGATACGTTTCGTCCTTCGCTGCGAGTCGCGACACATCGCCCACACATTAGCACGTGTTCGCTTGTCGGTAGGCTCTGGCGAAACGGAAGGAGTTCTTCCTTCCGAAGTTCAAAATGCCTTGGCAAAATCGCCCGAACAGCTTACCGCGAAAGAGCAGCAGACACTTCGCCAGGAATTTCGCGCGAAGCATTACCATCAGGAAGGAGCAGGCGAGGATTCCTATGCGGCGATTGCCAAACGAATCGAAAAGCTCGAGTCGCAATCGAAATCACTCCGAGACGCTTCGGAGAAAATCAAAGTGATGATCATGGATACGCTAGATAAGCCACGCGAGACGCGTATCCTTGAGAAAGGTTTGTACAACAAGCCGATTGGCGATGCCGTCGCGCCCGATGTTCCTGGTGTGCTGCCAGGACTACCCGAAGAGGCAACTCGCAATCGATTGACGCTGGCTAAATGGCTCGTCTCGCCCGACCATCCCCTCACGGCGCGAGTAACCGTGAATCGATACTGGCAGTTGTTCTTTGGTCAAGGGATTGTGCGAACGCCAGAAGACTTTGGTACGCAGGGCAAGTTACCAACCCATCCAGAACTTCTCGATTGGTTAGCGGTCGAATTCGTCGAGAGCGGCTGGGATGTTAAAGCGATACATCGTCTGATCGTTACTAGTTCGACCTATCGACAATCGTCACAAGCTACCGCCGAGAAGCGAGAAGCTGACCCAGCAAATTTTTTCCTGGCACGGCAATCACGCCACCGACTTCCCTCTTGGATGCTGCGAGACCAAGCGTTATTCGTTGGCAATCTTGCTTCCTTGCGAATGGGCGGACCTCCCGTTAAGCCGTACCAACCAGAGGGGATATGGGCAGAGGCAACCTTCGGAAAGAAAAAGTACCAGCGTGATAACGGCGAGGCTCTTTATCGTCGTAGCTTGTATGTGTTCTGGCGGCGGATCGTGGGACCAACAATGTTCTTCGATGTAGCCAACCGCCAAACTTGCAGCGTGAAGACAGCGATTACCAACACGCCACTACATGCGTTAACGACGCTCAATGATATTACTTACGTCGAGGCCGCTCGTGGGCTGGCAACTAAAGTGATTCACGCCTCGGACGAGCCATCTCAGCGAATTCGGGATGTATTTCTGACGCTCACCTCAAGAGAAGTGACCGAGCAGGAACTTGCCATCCTTTTGGATCGGTACCAGGTGCTCCAAAGCGTGTTCGCCCAAAGCGAAGAAGATGCCCAAAAGCTGTTAGCGATCGGTGAGGCTCCTCGGGACCAGTCGATCGACCTTGCCGAGTTAGCGACGATGACCGCCCTGTGCAATACCTTGATGAACCTTGACGAGGCTCTGAGTCGACCATGA